From one Conyzicola nivalis genomic stretch:
- the hisI gene encoding phosphoribosyl-AMP cyclohydrolase, with protein MTGSIELTAETVEAVIERAAFKDGGLMPAIVQQWDSKEVLMLGYMDAEALRRTLTEGRVTYWSRSRQEYWRKGDTSGNVQFVRGAALDCDADTLLVTVDQIGPACHTGAHACFDVDALAPKIGHAQ; from the coding sequence ATGACCGGTTCGATCGAACTCACGGCGGAGACCGTGGAAGCCGTGATCGAGCGTGCCGCCTTCAAAGACGGCGGGCTGATGCCGGCGATCGTGCAGCAGTGGGACTCGAAAGAGGTCCTCATGCTCGGCTACATGGACGCCGAGGCGCTGCGCCGCACCCTCACCGAGGGCCGCGTGACCTACTGGTCGCGCAGCCGTCAGGAGTACTGGCGCAAGGGCGACACGAGCGGCAACGTGCAGTTCGTGCGCGGAGCCGCGCTCGACTGCGACGCCGACACACTGCTCGTCACCGTCGACCAGATCGGCCCCGCCTGCCACACCGGCGCGCACGCCTGCTTCGACGTCGACGCCCTCGCTCCGAAGATCGGACACGCGCAATGA
- the hisF gene encoding imidazole glycerol phosphate synthase subunit HisF, with protein sequence MGVAVRVIPCLDVAAGRVVKGVNFLNLRDAGDPIELARTYYEQGADEITFLDVKATVDNRDTMYDVVRATAEQVFIPLTVGGGVRSTEDVSRLQASGADKVGVNSAAIARPGLIDEIADRFGAQCVVLSLDVKRSTTVPSGFVVTTHGGRTETTIDALAWAVEAIERGAGELLVNSIDADGMKTGYDLELITAMREISRVPVIASGGAGKLEHFAPAIAAGADAVLAASVFHNGELTVADVKRALAESGVVTR encoded by the coding sequence GTGGGCGTGGCAGTGCGGGTCATCCCATGCCTCGACGTCGCGGCCGGGCGCGTGGTCAAGGGCGTCAACTTCCTCAACCTGCGTGACGCCGGCGACCCGATCGAACTGGCGCGGACCTACTACGAGCAGGGCGCCGACGAGATCACCTTCCTCGACGTGAAGGCCACCGTCGACAACCGCGACACGATGTACGACGTCGTGCGGGCCACGGCCGAGCAGGTGTTCATCCCGCTCACCGTCGGTGGAGGCGTGCGATCCACCGAAGACGTGTCACGGCTGCAGGCGAGCGGTGCCGACAAGGTCGGCGTCAACAGCGCCGCGATCGCCCGACCCGGCCTGATCGACGAGATCGCCGACCGGTTCGGCGCGCAGTGCGTCGTGCTCAGCCTCGACGTCAAGCGCAGCACCACCGTTCCGAGCGGTTTTGTGGTCACGACCCACGGCGGCCGCACCGAGACGACGATCGACGCGCTCGCCTGGGCGGTCGAGGCGATCGAACGCGGGGCGGGCGAGCTGCTGGTCAACTCGATCGACGCCGACGGCATGAAGACGGGGTACGACCTCGAGCTGATCACCGCGATGCGCGAGATCAGCCGGGTGCCCGTCATCGCGAGCGGCGGAGCAGGCAAGCTCGAACACTTCGCCCCGGCCATTGCGGCCGGCGCCGACGCGGTTCTGGCGGCATCCGTCTTCCACAATGGAGAATTGACAGTCGCCGACGTGAAGCGCGCGCTGGCCGAGAGCGGAGTGGTGACGAGATGA
- the hisG gene encoding ATP phosphoribosyltransferase: MLRIAVPNKGSLSETAAEMLLEAGYLGRRDPRALSASDPRNDVEFFYLRPRDIATYVGSGALDVGITGRDLLLDSGSEAAEIAALDFGGSTFRFAGRPGAFAELGDLEGVRVATSYPGLVGDFLAKHGVTAKLVSLDGAVESAIKLGVADAVADVVSTGSTLRAQGLEIFGPVILESTAVLISAKSDLAAIATLQRRLQGVLVARQFVLVDYDVPVALVEAATAITPGLESPTISPLHDPEWVAVRAMVNRADTNHVMDALYDLGARAILVSSIHAARI, translated from the coding sequence ATGCTGAGAATTGCAGTGCCCAACAAGGGTTCACTGAGCGAAACTGCCGCAGAGATGCTGCTCGAGGCCGGCTACCTCGGCCGCCGCGACCCCCGCGCGCTGAGCGCGAGCGACCCGCGCAACGACGTGGAGTTCTTCTACCTGCGTCCCCGCGACATCGCCACCTACGTGGGCTCGGGTGCCCTCGACGTCGGCATCACCGGCCGTGACCTGCTGCTCGACTCCGGCTCGGAGGCGGCGGAGATCGCAGCCCTCGACTTCGGCGGCTCCACGTTCCGTTTCGCCGGCCGCCCCGGCGCCTTCGCCGAACTGGGCGACCTCGAGGGGGTGCGTGTCGCGACCAGCTACCCCGGTCTCGTCGGCGACTTCCTCGCCAAGCACGGTGTCACCGCCAAACTGGTCAGCCTCGACGGGGCCGTCGAGTCGGCCATCAAACTCGGTGTTGCGGATGCCGTCGCCGACGTCGTGAGCACCGGTTCCACCCTGCGCGCCCAGGGTCTCGAAATCTTCGGCCCGGTGATCCTCGAGTCGACGGCGGTTCTCATCAGCGCCAAGAGCGACCTCGCGGCCATCGCGACGCTGCAGCGCCGCCTGCAGGGTGTCCTCGTGGCCCGCCAGTTCGTGCTCGTCGACTACGACGTTCCCGTCGCGCTCGTCGAGGCCGCCACGGCGATCACCCCGGGGCTCGAGAGCCCGACCATCTCGCCGCTGCACGACCCCGAGTGGGTCGCCGTGCGGGCGATGGTGAACCGGGCCGACACCAACCACGTGATGGACGCGCTCTACGACCTGGGCGCGCGGGCCATCCTCGTCAGCTCGATCCACGCCGCGAGGATCTGA
- a CDS encoding phosphoribosyl-ATP diphosphatase, with translation MKTFDDLFAELSEKAVSRPEGSGTVAELDAGVHAIGKKIVEEAAEVWMAAEFQSNDEAAEEISQLIYHLQVMMIAKGLSPADVYRHL, from the coding sequence GTGAAAACTTTCGACGACCTGTTTGCCGAGCTGAGCGAGAAGGCCGTGTCGCGTCCCGAGGGATCGGGCACGGTCGCAGAACTCGACGCCGGCGTGCACGCGATCGGCAAGAAGATCGTCGAAGAGGCCGCTGAAGTGTGGATGGCCGCCGAATTCCAGTCGAACGACGAGGCCGCCGAGGAGATCTCGCAGCTCATCTACCACCTCCAGGTGATGATGATCGCGAAGGGTCTGAGCCCCGCCGATGTCTACCGACATCTGTAG
- a CDS encoding LLM class flavin-dependent oxidoreductase, with product MLNDRALGVSLPRNLAADRIVDFAEAAERLGFDELWIVEDCFFRGGIAQASVALAVTSTIHVGIGIMPAAARNAAFATLEANTLAELFPGRVTIGVGHGMPAWMRQVGAWPASPLTMLEETIVAMRSLLHAERVSVEGRYVRLRDVELESPAAEPPLVVAGVRGPKSLALSGRVADGTALAEPVTPEYLETVRRQIAASRPHRIVAYNVAAVHPEPSVARDLARTRLDWVGEPDGRVHIEPLPFAEEFFALRASVASPEAFAAALPDEWVDQLAVVGTVEAARSRLDELYAAGADSVVLLPAGDDPFQAIEALAQLV from the coding sequence ATGCTCAACGACCGCGCACTGGGTGTCTCCCTCCCCCGCAATCTGGCCGCCGACCGCATCGTCGACTTCGCCGAGGCGGCCGAGCGTCTCGGCTTCGACGAACTGTGGATCGTGGAGGACTGCTTCTTCCGCGGCGGCATCGCGCAGGCATCCGTCGCGCTCGCCGTCACCTCGACGATCCACGTCGGCATCGGCATCATGCCGGCCGCCGCGCGCAACGCGGCGTTCGCGACGCTCGAGGCCAACACCCTCGCCGAACTCTTTCCGGGCCGGGTGACGATCGGCGTCGGGCACGGCATGCCGGCCTGGATGCGACAGGTCGGCGCGTGGCCGGCGAGCCCGCTGACGATGCTCGAGGAGACGATCGTCGCGATGCGGTCGCTGCTGCACGCCGAGCGGGTGTCGGTCGAGGGACGCTACGTCCGCCTGCGCGACGTCGAACTGGAGAGCCCCGCCGCCGAGCCGCCACTGGTCGTTGCCGGGGTGCGTGGTCCGAAGTCGCTCGCGCTGTCGGGCCGGGTGGCCGACGGCACGGCGCTGGCGGAACCGGTCACCCCCGAGTATCTCGAAACGGTGCGCCGCCAGATCGCCGCGAGCCGGCCGCACCGCATCGTCGCGTACAACGTGGCGGCGGTTCATCCGGAGCCCTCCGTCGCGCGGGATCTGGCCCGCACCCGGCTGGACTGGGTGGGCGAACCGGACGGCCGGGTGCACATCGAACCGTTGCCGTTCGCCGAGGAGTTCTTCGCCCTGCGTGCGTCGGTGGCGTCTCCGGAAGCCTTCGCGGCCGCCCTTCCCGACGAGTGGGTGGATCAGCTCGCGGTCGTCGGCACGGTCGAGGCGGCACGGTCACGGCTCGACGAGCTGTACGCGGCGGGGGCGGACAGCGTCGTGCTGCTGCCTGCCGGTGACGACCCGTTCCAGGCGATCGAAGCGCTGGCGCAGCTGGTCTGA
- a CDS encoding FKBP-type peptidyl-prolyl cis-trans isomerase, which yields MTDSPKTKPEVEFYEGPEPTELVIIDIEEGTGAEAQPGATVDVHYLGVDFESGEEFDSSWSRGQSINFPLGSLIAGWQQGIPGMKVGGRRQLICPPELAYGPVGGGHRLSGRTLTFVIDLLGTK from the coding sequence ATGACTGATTCACCGAAGACCAAGCCAGAAGTCGAGTTCTACGAGGGCCCCGAGCCCACCGAGCTCGTGATCATCGACATCGAAGAGGGAACCGGCGCGGAGGCTCAGCCCGGCGCGACCGTCGACGTGCACTACCTCGGCGTCGACTTCGAGAGCGGCGAAGAGTTCGACTCCAGCTGGAGCCGCGGCCAGAGCATCAACTTCCCGCTCGGCAGCCTCATCGCCGGCTGGCAGCAGGGCATCCCCGGCATGAAGGTCGGCGGACGTCGCCAGCTGATCTGCCCGCCCGAGCTCGCCTACGGCCCCGTCGGCGGCGGACACCGCCTCTCGGGTCGCACCCTCACCTTCGTGATCGACCTGCTCGGCACGAAGTAG
- a CDS encoding 8-oxoguanine deaminase produces MIRTIISGATIATVDTHGTEYPTGWVAFDDAEIVGVGDGLAPEWAVRGLGPSGERLASPPTVELIDGAGHLLTPGLVNTHHHLYQWLTRGWAQDSILFDWLVALYPAWSMIDADLVEAGAEAAIAVLARSGCTTVADHHYVFPAGSGDILGGIIAAASRVGVRLHGTRGSMDLGRSQGGLPPDFAVETTSAALQASADAVEKYHDPAREAMVQIAIAPCSPFSVTSDLLSEAAVLARSMDVRLHTHGSETVEEDAFCLEKWGKTPTQYLDDLGWLGDDVWMAHCVHLDEHAIDRFAATGTGVAHCPSSNARLAAGIAPVPQLLAAGVPVGLGVDGSASNESGQLGSEIRNAVLMNRLRAGADGMTGRQGLYIATMGGARVLGRQNEIGSIEVGKLADLVLWRVDGVEHAGIADPVAALTLGAQPPVTRLFVHGRTVVADGELTRVDERTVARTATRAASALAERAGVA; encoded by the coding sequence ATGATCCGCACCATAATCAGCGGCGCCACGATCGCCACCGTCGACACCCACGGCACCGAGTACCCGACCGGCTGGGTCGCGTTCGACGACGCCGAGATCGTCGGGGTCGGCGACGGGCTGGCGCCGGAGTGGGCCGTGCGCGGCCTCGGGCCGTCGGGGGAGAGGCTGGCCTCGCCGCCCACGGTCGAGCTGATCGACGGTGCCGGCCACCTGCTCACTCCCGGACTCGTCAACACCCACCACCACCTCTACCAGTGGCTCACCCGCGGCTGGGCGCAGGACTCGATCCTGTTCGACTGGCTCGTCGCGCTCTACCCGGCGTGGTCGATGATCGACGCCGACCTCGTCGAGGCGGGCGCCGAAGCGGCCATCGCCGTGCTCGCCCGCTCGGGGTGCACGACCGTTGCCGACCACCACTACGTGTTCCCGGCCGGATCGGGCGACATCCTCGGCGGGATCATCGCGGCCGCCTCACGCGTCGGGGTGCGGCTGCACGGCACCCGCGGCTCGATGGACCTCGGCCGCTCGCAGGGCGGGCTGCCGCCGGACTTCGCCGTGGAGACCACGTCGGCGGCCCTGCAGGCGAGCGCCGACGCCGTCGAGAAGTACCACGACCCCGCGCGGGAGGCGATGGTGCAGATCGCGATCGCGCCGTGTTCGCCGTTCTCCGTGACATCCGACCTGCTCTCCGAGGCGGCGGTGCTCGCCCGCTCGATGGACGTGCGCCTGCACACGCACGGGTCGGAGACCGTGGAGGAGGACGCGTTCTGCCTCGAGAAGTGGGGCAAGACTCCCACCCAGTACCTCGACGACCTCGGGTGGTTGGGCGACGACGTGTGGATGGCGCACTGCGTACACCTCGACGAGCACGCGATCGACCGCTTCGCCGCAACGGGCACGGGGGTCGCGCACTGCCCGTCGTCCAACGCCCGTCTCGCCGCGGGCATCGCGCCCGTGCCGCAGCTTCTCGCCGCAGGGGTGCCCGTGGGCCTCGGCGTCGACGGTTCGGCGTCGAACGAGTCGGGGCAGCTCGGCAGCGAGATCCGCAACGCCGTGCTGATGAACCGCCTGCGGGCGGGCGCAGACGGCATGACCGGGAGGCAGGGCCTCTACATCGCGACGATGGGCGGCGCCCGTGTGCTCGGACGCCAGAACGAGATCGGCTCGATCGAGGTCGGCAAGCTGGCCGACCTCGTGCTCTGGCGGGTCGACGGCGTCGAGCACGCCGGAATCGCCGACCCCGTCGCGGCGCTCACCCTGGGCGCCCAGCCGCCGGTCACCCGGCTCTTCGTGCACGGCCGCACGGTTGTCGCCGACGGCGAGCTCACCCGCGTCGACGAGCGCACCGTCGCCCGTACGGCGACCCGTGCGGCCTCGGCCCTCGCCGAGCGCGCCGGCGTCGCCTGA
- a CDS encoding nucleoside phosphorylase, with translation MTVVDKNSEGQGVRQYHIGIAPGEVSSVALLPGDPFRVPMIAEFLTDVKDIAHQREHRTMTGYYKGKHITATSTGMGCPSTAIAVEELARVGVTSFIRVGSSAGLQAGIEPGDLLVSEGTLRNDGTTAAYAHHGFPAVPDLKIAVELHRIALELSAGSSTKVFSGINASDDAFYAEGPEWISELNRLGILNVEMESSALYVVARLRGLRAGMICAASSNLVDGASLYSDKNAAMKEGWMRSIEVALETAVSLDL, from the coding sequence ATGACCGTCGTCGACAAGAACTCCGAAGGACAGGGCGTCCGCCAGTACCACATCGGTATCGCGCCGGGCGAGGTGAGCTCGGTCGCGCTGCTGCCGGGCGACCCGTTCCGGGTGCCCATGATCGCCGAGTTCCTGACCGACGTGAAAGACATCGCGCATCAGCGCGAGCACCGCACCATGACCGGGTACTACAAGGGCAAGCACATCACGGCGACGTCGACCGGGATGGGTTGCCCCTCGACCGCCATCGCGGTCGAGGAACTCGCCCGCGTGGGTGTCACGTCGTTCATCCGCGTCGGCAGCTCGGCCGGACTGCAGGCGGGTATCGAACCGGGCGACCTGCTCGTCAGCGAGGGCACACTGCGCAACGACGGCACGACGGCCGCGTACGCGCACCACGGGTTCCCGGCCGTTCCCGACCTAAAGATCGCGGTCGAGCTGCATCGCATAGCCCTCGAACTCTCGGCCGGCTCGTCGACAAAGGTTTTCTCCGGAATCAACGCCAGCGACGACGCCTTCTACGCCGAAGGCCCGGAGTGGATCAGCGAACTCAACCGGCTCGGCATCCTCAACGTCGAGATGGAGAGCTCGGCCCTCTACGTCGTCGCGCGACTGCGCGGCCTGCGCGCCGGCATGATCTGCGCCGCCTCCAGCAACCTGGTCGACGGCGCGTCCCTGTACTCCGACAAGAATGCGGCTATGAAGGAGGGCTGGATGCGTAGCATCGAGGTCGCCCTCGAGACCGCCGTCAGCCTCGACCTCTAG